The following coding sequences are from one Leptospira mayottensis 200901116 window:
- a CDS encoding IS110 family transposase — translation MKRKIYVGMDVHKETNRIANLTNNTKEIVKEQQIKHNEVQIKKFVNKLKSEWNEIHSCYEAGVTGYPLYRYLKSLGVNCILVAPGKIPRQSSDKIKTDKRDAIKLAKLLRSGELESIHVPSEEDEAVRDYLRSRDSLRLDLGRNRQRLMKFLLRKGITYSATKYWTVSHNKWLNNLQFNNEILQETFNDYYSRVRVQEENLKAMDKRIQEIAESEPYREKVGILRCFRGVDYLTAMFLLCEVCDFKRFKTAGSFMSFLGLVPGEYSSGSKRKQTGITKTGSPRLRRILTEAAWQHRFPGTGSKIVTARRSGQPALVVALAEKASLRLHKKFRNLQQRGKTPQVMITAVSRELSGFLWAAMNLVA, via the coding sequence ATGAAAAGAAAAATATATGTAGGAATGGATGTCCACAAAGAAACGAACAGAATTGCGAATTTAACGAACAATACAAAGGAAATAGTAAAAGAACAGCAGATAAAACATAATGAGGTTCAGATCAAAAAGTTCGTCAATAAACTAAAATCAGAATGGAACGAGATACATAGTTGTTACGAGGCGGGAGTAACCGGTTATCCACTTTACAGATATCTAAAGTCTTTGGGAGTGAATTGTATCCTTGTAGCGCCAGGAAAGATACCAAGACAAAGCTCGGATAAGATCAAAACGGATAAGAGAGACGCGATCAAATTAGCAAAATTATTACGAAGTGGAGAATTAGAATCGATTCATGTACCGAGTGAAGAGGACGAAGCGGTAAGAGATTATTTGAGATCCCGTGACAGTCTTCGTTTGGATTTAGGAAGGAATCGTCAAAGGTTGATGAAATTCTTATTAAGAAAGGGTATAACCTACTCAGCAACAAAGTATTGGACAGTCAGTCATAACAAATGGTTGAACAATCTACAGTTTAACAACGAGATCCTTCAAGAGACGTTTAACGACTATTATAGTCGGGTAAGAGTTCAAGAAGAGAATTTAAAAGCGATGGATAAGAGGATACAAGAGATAGCGGAAAGTGAACCGTATCGAGAGAAAGTAGGAATATTAAGATGTTTCCGAGGAGTGGATTATCTAACCGCAATGTTTTTACTTTGTGAGGTTTGTGACTTCAAACGATTCAAAACAGCCGGTTCGTTCATGAGTTTTCTTGGACTTGTTCCGGGAGAATATTCCAGCGGTTCCAAAAGAAAACAAACAGGGATAACAAAAACTGGAAGTCCCAGACTTCGAAGGATTTTGACAGAAGCAGCTTGGCAACATCGTTTCCCTGGAACAGGAAGTAAGATTGTAACCGCACGTAGATCGGGACAACCTGCGTTAGTTGTTGCTTTGGCGGAAAAAGCATCTCTCAGATTACACAAGAAGTTTCGTAATCTACAGCAAAGAGGAAAAACTCCTCAGGTAATGATAACGGCAGTTTCAAGAGAGTTATCCGGATTCCTTTGGGCGGCGATGAATCTGGTTGCATAG
- a CDS encoding LIC_10091 family lipoprotein: MINNFKLGIYFILILPILCFSFCSGPEKTKETQNHHSREQNLVSKLGIFKETPQETLVPTKWDVGDTTVSNEDRLDLLIPHVQNIGNAYVGVGSEQNLTIAAWAKSDFIYLMDFTQIVVHANTITILFLKKGEKKEDFIRLWGKEGEKEALELIQTSFSDPEVYKKVYKQASPFIRKRHKTNLMLAQKYNYKMFQTDEEQYSYIRKLAIEGRIFPVRGNLLGNITLTGIGNTLKKVGHKIGVIYFSNAEEYFSYPKEFKNSILNLPIEENSLVVRTISVRKDLFPWSPGSEISTDRGFHYCVQKISNFQKWLTSDKPGLRSLQVMVEGGTVDKKNGITVVDKEPVVTPTPTLTTTPPNQTRTNQLTQ; encoded by the coding sequence ATGATCAATAATTTTAAATTAGGAATTTATTTTATTCTTATACTCCCGATCCTTTGTTTTTCATTTTGCTCCGGACCGGAAAAAACCAAAGAGACCCAAAACCACCATTCGAGAGAACAAAATCTCGTTTCCAAACTCGGGATTTTTAAGGAGACCCCTCAAGAAACCCTCGTTCCCACAAAATGGGACGTAGGCGATACTACCGTTTCCAACGAAGATCGCTTAGATCTTCTTATTCCTCACGTTCAAAACATAGGAAACGCTTATGTTGGAGTCGGATCGGAACAAAATCTCACAATCGCAGCTTGGGCGAAATCTGATTTTATTTATCTTATGGACTTTACCCAGATAGTCGTTCATGCAAACACGATCACAATTCTTTTCCTTAAAAAAGGAGAAAAGAAGGAAGATTTTATCCGTCTTTGGGGTAAAGAAGGCGAAAAGGAAGCCCTTGAGCTAATTCAGACCTCTTTCTCTGATCCAGAAGTCTACAAGAAAGTTTATAAACAAGCTTCTCCGTTTATTCGTAAACGTCATAAGACCAACTTGATGCTCGCCCAAAAATATAACTACAAAATGTTCCAAACCGACGAGGAACAATACTCTTATATCCGTAAATTGGCGATCGAGGGAAGGATTTTCCCCGTCCGTGGAAATCTTCTCGGAAATATTACGTTAACCGGAATTGGGAACACTTTGAAAAAAGTAGGCCATAAGATCGGGGTTATTTATTTTAGCAACGCAGAAGAATATTTTTCTTATCCTAAGGAGTTTAAGAATTCCATTCTCAATCTTCCGATCGAAGAAAATTCTCTTGTGGTGAGAACGATTTCCGTACGTAAAGACTTGTTCCCTTGGTCTCCCGGTTCCGAAATTTCCACGGACAGGGGATTTCACTACTGCGTTCAAAAAATTTCTAATTTTCAAAAATGGTTAACAAGCGACAAACCAGGACTTCGCTCTTTACAAGTTATGGTAGAAGGCGGGACCGTCGACAAGAAGAATGGAATCACAGTCGTTGACAAGGAACCGGTCGTAACTCCTACACCGACTTTAACGACTACCCCACCAAATCAAACAAGAACCAATCAACTTACACAATAA
- a CDS encoding DMT family transporter: protein MFRIGQFGNEVYLILCTLVWGGTFTMTVFGLRDTSPSIFLSLRFGIASFVFFPFVWKEFRSGKVWYPSAFWLGMFLYLGFACETLGLKTTTATKSSFLIGTLVVITPFLEAVFKRKMPARGNLLGAAVVFTGICLILLGEIGMEGSLMITSGDWITLGGAFFFSLYIIQMDRVGSEIPIRVSIFYQSFVAGFLALVSTIGLHFTGIEEARINPSMGLIPGVLYNALLASVLTTFLQTKFQRYVSPTRVGIIFSLEPVFSSIIAFLLLGETSGPIRIAGCTIVFAGLILAELIGKDREADF, encoded by the coding sequence ATGTTTCGTATCGGACAATTTGGAAACGAGGTATATCTTATCCTTTGTACTTTGGTTTGGGGAGGGACGTTCACCATGACGGTTTTCGGACTCAGGGATACTTCTCCCTCTATCTTTTTGAGTCTTCGTTTTGGGATTGCAAGCTTCGTTTTTTTTCCATTTGTTTGGAAAGAATTTAGAAGCGGTAAAGTTTGGTACCCGAGTGCATTTTGGCTCGGAATGTTTTTATATCTCGGGTTTGCTTGTGAAACCTTAGGACTCAAAACTACGACGGCGACTAAATCCTCTTTTTTGATAGGAACGTTAGTTGTTATTACGCCGTTTCTGGAAGCGGTCTTCAAAAGAAAAATGCCCGCAAGGGGAAATCTTTTGGGGGCTGCCGTGGTTTTTACTGGAATTTGTCTGATCCTTTTGGGAGAAATCGGGATGGAAGGTTCTTTGATGATTACAAGTGGAGATTGGATTACTCTTGGCGGTGCATTTTTTTTCTCTTTGTATATCATCCAAATGGATCGTGTGGGCTCTGAAATTCCGATTCGAGTTTCCATTTTTTATCAGTCCTTTGTGGCTGGTTTTCTCGCCTTAGTGTCGACGATCGGTCTTCATTTTACCGGAATTGAGGAAGCGAGGATTAATCCGAGTATGGGATTGATTCCAGGGGTTTTGTACAATGCGCTTTTAGCTTCGGTATTGACTACGTTTTTACAAACGAAATTTCAACGTTATGTGTCACCAACTCGTGTGGGAATCATCTTTTCTTTGGAACCTGTTTTTTCTTCCATCATCGCTTTCTTATTATTAGGTGAAACTTCGGGGCCCATTCGGATTGCGGGTTGTACGATCGTCTTTGCGGGATTGATTCTTGCAGAGTTGATCGGAAAGGATCGAGAAGCCGATTTCTGA
- a CDS encoding formylglycine-generating enzyme family protein, giving the protein MKSKIRNTLLLAMISTAYLECTYKLFANSPPCGGKEIAGMKCIAAGEFIRGSNTYDADERPEEKVYVSDFYMDIYEVTNEEFNKCKNAGKCQECLKTGKCNYIGPRYGKPYLGPKQPAVGISWHTAKEFCEWAGKRLPTEAEWEKAARGPDGNLYPWGNELATCEKAIIAVGDTKGCVAKKTEKPHLMPTADVGTKAPGVYGLYDMAGNSWEWTADWYSSSFKVCGDACRGKDPKGPCGGKESCPGYSKKVLKSGSWWWPASYARGSKRRAHIPENFPEYHHFGFRCAKDADN; this is encoded by the coding sequence ATGAAATCAAAAATCCGAAATACTCTTCTACTCGCAATGATTTCGACCGCCTATTTAGAATGTACGTACAAATTGTTTGCGAACTCCCCTCCCTGCGGCGGAAAAGAAATCGCCGGAATGAAATGTATTGCTGCCGGAGAATTCATCCGAGGAAGCAATACGTACGATGCGGACGAGAGGCCGGAGGAGAAAGTTTATGTGAGTGACTTTTATATGGATATATACGAAGTCACAAACGAAGAATTTAATAAATGCAAAAACGCGGGTAAATGCCAAGAATGCTTAAAGACGGGTAAATGCAATTACATCGGACCGCGTTATGGTAAACCGTATTTAGGTCCCAAACAACCCGCGGTAGGAATCAGCTGGCATACGGCAAAAGAATTTTGCGAATGGGCAGGCAAAAGACTCCCAACTGAAGCGGAATGGGAAAAAGCGGCCAGAGGGCCCGATGGAAATTTATACCCTTGGGGAAACGAACTCGCAACCTGCGAGAAAGCGATTATCGCTGTGGGAGATACCAAAGGATGTGTCGCTAAAAAAACGGAGAAACCCCATCTTATGCCGACAGCCGACGTCGGAACAAAAGCCCCTGGGGTTTATGGTTTGTATGATATGGCTGGAAATTCATGGGAATGGACTGCAGATTGGTATTCCTCTTCTTTTAAAGTCTGCGGAGATGCGTGTAGAGGAAAAGATCCCAAAGGTCCTTGCGGTGGAAAAGAATCTTGCCCAGGTTACTCAAAGAAAGTCTTAAAAAGCGGCTCTTGGTGGTGGCCGGCAAGTTATGCGAGAGGCTCCAAAAGGAGAGCCCACATTCCGGAAAACTTTCCGGAATACCATCATTTCGGTTTTCGCTGCGCAAAGGACGCAGATAATTAA
- a CDS encoding M14 family zinc carboxypeptidase, whose amino-acid sequence MKSYSVFPFRTIFFFCVSLFVIVSCGGFFRKKILNSPLNDPRKMLLVRIDPGHLGEFKEKTEGKYTISYQEADSYYSVMSKEDVEKFGFPSPGVTVVKQYFPFKYYSGNYQDLIKEQFTGLDDLKKGYKDNILNIHYILGVASRYPERARAEVIGKTARGREIPALLLTNTNLSDEEKISVLFNCAHHANEVISIEHCYDIVYSVLSKPKRYEEILNKMKIWVVPIVNPDGARHFWHVSNLMGRKNGHPGIGPVNDKLNPGVDINRNYPFFWGKTGGGYSSSNPSNYFYRGPSAGSEPETKAMMDLADRERFAASISYHAYANCLLIPYSIDSLNNPEPDMAGELGRKIAASVASLNPEKEFEPKKNIYPIDGVDQDYLYFTHGTLAYLLETTHLNPVYGEVEKVNVSLRETWNILLNEVLEGRKIFLKVTDEFGTPLEAKIEIERIKYFHEEIRVSNPVNGFFFQLFPDRKETKIKISKKGYESVEIWSRPRRNWEPLKIILKKSRI is encoded by the coding sequence ATGAAATCGTATTCCGTCTTTCCATTTCGCACCATATTCTTCTTTTGTGTGAGTCTGTTTGTAATCGTTTCCTGTGGAGGTTTCTTTCGAAAGAAAATCCTGAATTCTCCGTTAAATGATCCAAGAAAAATGCTCCTCGTTCGGATCGATCCTGGGCATTTAGGAGAATTTAAGGAGAAAACGGAAGGAAAGTATACCATCAGTTATCAAGAGGCTGATTCTTATTATTCCGTGATGAGTAAGGAAGATGTCGAAAAGTTTGGATTTCCGTCTCCGGGAGTTACGGTTGTCAAGCAATACTTTCCGTTTAAATACTATTCTGGAAATTATCAGGATCTCATCAAAGAACAGTTTACCGGCCTTGACGATCTCAAAAAAGGATATAAGGATAATATATTAAATATTCATTATATACTTGGAGTTGCAAGTCGTTACCCCGAACGAGCTCGTGCGGAAGTAATCGGTAAGACTGCAAGAGGTAGAGAGATTCCAGCATTGCTTCTTACGAACACGAACCTGTCCGATGAGGAAAAGATCTCTGTCCTTTTCAATTGTGCCCATCATGCAAATGAAGTCATCTCTATCGAACACTGTTACGATATCGTATATTCCGTTTTGTCCAAGCCTAAAAGATATGAGGAAATTCTAAATAAGATGAAGATCTGGGTTGTTCCGATTGTTAATCCAGACGGAGCCAGGCACTTTTGGCATGTGTCCAATTTGATGGGAAGAAAGAACGGTCATCCTGGAATTGGTCCGGTAAATGACAAATTAAATCCGGGAGTCGATATCAACCGAAACTATCCTTTTTTCTGGGGAAAAACGGGAGGAGGTTATTCTTCTTCGAATCCTTCCAACTATTTTTATAGAGGGCCTTCAGCGGGATCGGAACCCGAAACAAAGGCGATGATGGATTTGGCCGATCGGGAAAGATTTGCTGCGTCTATTAGTTATCACGCATATGCAAATTGTCTGTTAATTCCTTATTCAATCGATTCCTTGAACAATCCAGAACCAGACATGGCTGGAGAATTAGGGAGGAAGATCGCAGCTTCCGTCGCAAGCTTGAATCCCGAAAAAGAATTTGAACCGAAAAAAAATATTTATCCTATTGATGGAGTAGATCAAGATTATTTATATTTCACTCATGGAACACTCGCGTATCTTTTGGAAACCACACATCTAAATCCCGTATATGGGGAAGTGGAAAAGGTGAACGTTTCTTTGAGAGAAACTTGGAATATTTTGTTAAACGAAGTCTTGGAAGGAAGAAAGATTTTCTTGAAAGTTACGGACGAATTCGGCACACCTCTCGAAGCGAAAATCGAAATTGAAAGAATAAAATACTTTCATGAGGAAATTCGGGTTTCCAATCCGGTCAATGGATTTTTCTTTCAGTTATTTCCCGATCGAAAGGAAACGAAGATCAAAATTTCCAAAAAAGGTTACGAATCCGTTGAAATTTGGTCCCGACCTCGCCGAAACTGGGAACCTCTAAAAATCATACTTAAGAAAAGTAGAATTTAA
- a CDS encoding MlaD family protein yields the protein MNLSKHTAILTGIIFFLGFSLGIYVSVVEKAGTQDEYPYTMKIYYPRLEGIHPGAPVRILGVEKGIVRSLDVIPIDEVGDQKFLNKDQTKAIEIVIRLREPVTLWDNYKITFQTNTILSGRTIDIDPGSFEKEDTTFFQPTYLEKEQRPPDFLPSADYFEDFFSASTGVIRENREDIRVSFNNFYEISEKLKSNRGTIPRIINSPETYDNVIELLSDARIFGNDMRRYTEGYRKLERSAPTPFTINLYRRTTLIGSVGNNYYFRKL from the coding sequence ATGAATCTTTCCAAACATACAGCTATTTTGACAGGTATTATTTTCTTCTTAGGATTTTCCTTAGGGATCTATGTTTCCGTGGTTGAAAAGGCCGGAACCCAAGATGAATATCCCTATACCATGAAAATTTATTATCCCCGCTTGGAAGGAATTCATCCGGGTGCGCCAGTTCGAATTTTGGGAGTAGAAAAAGGAATTGTTCGCAGCTTGGACGTGATTCCGATAGACGAAGTAGGAGACCAGAAATTTTTAAATAAGGATCAGACAAAAGCAATTGAAATCGTAATCCGACTCAGAGAACCAGTCACACTTTGGGACAATTACAAAATCACATTCCAAACAAATACAATCCTCTCCGGAAGAACGATCGATATCGATCCGGGTTCCTTCGAAAAAGAAGACACCACTTTTTTTCAACCTACCTACTTGGAAAAGGAACAAAGACCTCCGGATTTTTTACCTTCTGCGGATTATTTTGAAGATTTTTTCTCAGCTTCCACAGGAGTGATTCGGGAAAACCGGGAAGACATCCGTGTGTCTTTTAATAATTTTTATGAGATTTCGGAAAAACTGAAATCGAACCGTGGAACGATTCCTCGAATTATCAACTCTCCGGAAACGTACGACAACGTGATAGAACTTCTTTCCGATGCGAGAATTTTCGGAAACGATATGCGTCGCTATACAGAAGGTTATCGCAAGTTGGAACGTTCGGCTCCGACCCCATTTACAATCAATTTATACCGCAGAACCACACTAATCGGGAGCGTAGGCAATAATTATTATTTTCGTAAATTATAA